The following is a genomic window from SAR324 cluster bacterium.
TTGTCAAAAAGTTGGAGGATGTTTTAGCGATTGGTTTTCCAAATCTAAAATTGAAGCAGCAAATTAAAAAATAAGAGAAATTTTCAAAGGTATCTGCTCAGTGTTGAAGTTGCTTCAAGGTGTCAATTATCTGCTGGAATAGTTGGACCACCATTCCCTTCGGCAATGGCCCAGAATTTTGCTGACATAACCTTGCCAACAAGACTTTTTCTCGATCTGCATGGACCACAGCCAGATTATTGGCTTTTTTAAGTT
Proteins encoded in this region:
- a CDS encoding chorismate mutase; protein product: MISSEQVRSQLDILRMDIDKVDAELLRLLNQRAELVLKVGELKKANNLAVVHADREKVLLARLCQQNSGPLPKGMVVQLFQQIIDTLKQLQH